The following are from one region of the Thermoanaerobaculum aquaticum genome:
- the pyrH gene encoding UMP kinase encodes MAPTPVYRRILLKLSGEVLMGSQPFGIAPEVLPQLAQEVAEVRALGVDVAIVIGGGNIIRGIAATEQGLERVTGDYMGMLATVINALALQDALEKKGCQTRVLTAIEMRQVAEPFIRRRAIRHLEKGRVVIFAAGTGNPFFTTDSAAALRASEIHADALLKGTKVDGLYTADPVRDVGACLVKQATYQYLLERGLSIMDAAAVSLCQNANIPIRIFNIRVPGNIKRVVLGEDVGSTVSDTSSGPIE; translated from the coding sequence ATGGCGCCAACGCCGGTGTACCGTCGGATCCTGCTCAAGCTCTCCGGGGAGGTGCTCATGGGCAGCCAGCCCTTTGGCATCGCCCCGGAGGTGCTGCCGCAGCTGGCGCAGGAGGTGGCCGAGGTGCGGGCTTTGGGGGTGGATGTGGCCATCGTCATCGGCGGCGGCAACATCATCCGCGGCATTGCCGCTACCGAGCAGGGTCTGGAGCGGGTCACCGGTGATTACATGGGGATGCTGGCCACCGTCATCAACGCCCTGGCGCTGCAAGACGCTTTGGAAAAGAAAGGCTGCCAAACTCGGGTGCTCACCGCCATTGAAATGCGGCAGGTGGCGGAGCCTTTCATCCGCCGGCGGGCCATTCGCCATTTGGAAAAAGGGCGGGTGGTGATCTTTGCCGCGGGGACCGGCAACCCCTTCTTTACCACCGATTCGGCAGCCGCGTTGCGGGCCAGCGAAATCCACGCCGACGCGCTGCTGAAGGGCACCAAGGTGGACGGCCTGTACACCGCCGATCCGGTGCGGGACGTGGGCGCCTGCCTGGTCAAGCAAGCCACCTACCAGTACCTCCTGGAGCGGGGGCTTTCGATCATGGACGCAGCGGCGGTTTCGCTTTGCCAAAACGCCAACATCCCCATCCGCATCTTCAACATCCGGGTTCCCGGAAACATCAAGCGG
- the rplM gene encoding 50S ribosomal protein L13: protein MKTYVPKEGEVKQSWYVVDATDVVLGRLSTLVARLLRGKHKPEFTPGMDVGDFVVVVNASRVKLTGRKWEDKRYYRHTGDPGHLKEATARELREKTPERLIRYAVWGMLPKNRLGRKLLSKLKVYAGPEHPHQAQQPQPIKVKA, encoded by the coding sequence ATGAAAACGTACGTGCCGAAAGAAGGCGAAGTCAAGCAGAGCTGGTACGTAGTGGACGCCACGGATGTGGTGTTGGGGCGGTTATCCACGCTGGTGGCCCGCCTGTTGCGGGGAAAGCACAAGCCGGAGTTTACCCCCGGGATGGATGTGGGGGACTTTGTGGTGGTGGTGAACGCTTCGCGGGTTAAGTTGACCGGCCGGAAGTGGGAAGACAAGCGCTACTACCGCCATACCGGCGACCCCGGCCATCTCAAGGAAGCTACCGCCCGCGAGTTGCGGGAAAAGACGCCTGAGCGTCTGATTCGTTACGCGGTGTGGGGGATGCTGCCTAAGAACCGCTTGGGGCGCAAGCTCTTGTCCAAGCTGAAGGTGTACGCCGGGCCTGAGCACCCCCACCAGGCGCAGCAACCTCAGCCCATCAAGGTGAAGGCGTAA
- a CDS encoding efflux RND transporter periplasmic adaptor subunit produces the protein MGRFWPVLGLVGLVACGGGREGAPRGPQAVRVKVTAVKPEVLEVRATAVGTVEPEHRVLVAAQEEGVVTELLVREGDRVRKGQLLARLDDRELLAQLEEAEARLSEASGQWQRAQSLVKEGLITAAEADAARASFQVAQARVSALRTRLSFTRITAPVDGVVTARHVEIGSLVASRSPVVELAAGRMVLRVPVSELDVVKLKVGDRASVVVDALAATPLSARIERIFPAADPASRQVTVELVLEEVPAGLRPGFLARAELLLERIPNALLLPETVVMRGSEFPSFVYVVEGDVARVRPVQVGLRQGGKALVSSGLTPGERVVVEGASLLRDGQPVIVEGEQ, from the coding sequence ATGGGTCGTTTTTGGCCAGTTCTGGGACTTGTGGGCCTCGTGGCCTGCGGGGGTGGACGGGAGGGAGCCCCCAGGGGCCCCCAGGCGGTTCGGGTGAAGGTCACCGCGGTAAAGCCCGAGGTGCTGGAGGTGCGGGCAACGGCGGTGGGCACCGTGGAGCCGGAGCACAGGGTGCTGGTGGCCGCCCAGGAAGAAGGGGTGGTGACCGAGCTGTTGGTGCGGGAAGGGGATCGGGTCAGAAAAGGGCAGCTCCTGGCCAGGCTGGACGACCGGGAGCTCTTGGCACAACTGGAGGAGGCGGAAGCGCGGCTTTCCGAAGCTTCCGGCCAGTGGCAGCGAGCGCAGTCGCTGGTTAAGGAGGGGCTTATTACCGCTGCGGAAGCCGACGCCGCCCGCGCCAGCTTCCAGGTGGCGCAGGCCCGGGTCAGTGCGCTGCGGACCCGCCTCTCGTTTACCCGCATTACCGCGCCGGTGGACGGTGTGGTGACGGCTCGGCACGTGGAAATTGGCAGCCTGGTGGCTAGCCGCTCCCCGGTGGTGGAGCTGGCGGCGGGTCGCATGGTGTTGCGGGTGCCGGTCTCGGAGCTGGATGTGGTGAAGCTGAAGGTGGGGGACCGCGCCAGCGTGGTGGTGGATGCCCTGGCGGCCACGCCCCTTTCCGCGCGCATCGAGCGCATCTTCCCGGCGGCCGATCCCGCCTCGCGTCAGGTGACGGTGGAGCTGGTGCTGGAAGAGGTCCCCGCCGGGCTGCGCCCGGGCTTTCTGGCCCGCGCCGAGCTGCTGTTGGAGCGCATCCCCAACGCTTTGCTGCTGCCTGAAACCGTGGTCATGCGCGGCTCGGAGTTTCCGTCTTTTGTGTACGTGGTGGAAGGCGATGTGGCCCGGGTGCGGCCGGTGCAGGTGGGCCTGCGCCAGGGGGGCAAGGCGCTGGTGAGCTCGGGGTTGACGCCCGGCGAGCGGGTGGTGGTGGAGGGGGCTTCGTTGTTGCGGGATGGACAACCGGTGATCGTGGAGGGTGAGCAATGA
- the rpsB gene encoding 30S ribosomal protein S2 produces the protein MASVSMKELLEAGVHFGHQTRRWNPKMRPYIFGKRNGIYIVDLQKTLQLFEEASAFVRDLAASGGTVLFVGTKRQAQDVVREEATRCGMFYVTNRWLGGTLTNFTTIRRSIEKFKEIERQLASEDSQMTKKERIRLERLRAKMEKNLGGIREMERLPDALYVIDTNQEHNAVKEAAKLGIPVVALVDTNCDPELVDYPIPGNDDAIRAIKLFTSRIADSILEGLAMIEGREEEEVRAKLAARPVTVKEEEVAEAVLPSLDDTLDEYDETELYER, from the coding sequence GTGGCATCAGTTTCCATGAAAGAGCTGCTCGAGGCTGGCGTTCACTTTGGCCACCAGACCCGGCGCTGGAACCCCAAGATGCGTCCGTACATCTTTGGGAAGCGCAACGGGATTTACATCGTGGACCTGCAAAAGACGCTGCAGCTCTTTGAAGAAGCCTCGGCGTTTGTGCGTGATTTGGCGGCTTCCGGCGGTACCGTGCTGTTTGTGGGTACCAAGAGGCAGGCCCAGGATGTGGTGCGGGAAGAGGCCACCCGCTGCGGGATGTTTTATGTCACCAACCGCTGGCTGGGCGGGACCCTCACCAACTTCACCACCATTCGTCGCTCCATCGAGAAGTTCAAGGAAATCGAGCGGCAGCTGGCCTCCGAGGATTCGCAGATGACCAAGAAGGAGCGAATCCGCCTGGAGCGGCTCCGGGCCAAGATGGAAAAGAACCTGGGCGGCATCCGGGAAATGGAGCGCTTGCCGGACGCCCTGTACGTCATTGACACCAACCAGGAGCACAACGCCGTGAAGGAAGCGGCCAAGCTGGGGATCCCCGTGGTGGCGCTGGTGGACACCAACTGCGATCCGGAGCTTGTGGATTACCCAATACCTGGGAACGACGACGCCATCCGCGCCATCAAGCTCTTCACCTCCCGCATAGCCGATTCGATCCTCGAGGGCTTGGCCATGATCGAGGGGCGGGAGGAGGAGGAGGTGCGGGCGAAGCTGGCGGCGCGCCCGGTGACCGTCAAGGAAGAGGAGGTGGCGGAAGCCGTCCTGCCTTCCTTGGATGACACGCTGGACGAGTACGACGAGACGGAGCTTTACGAGCGCTAA
- the tsf gene encoding translation elongation factor Ts, which translates to MSVSAQAVKELREKTGAGMMDCQRALVEAGGDMEEAIKILRKKGLAAAAKKAGRVAKDGLVAIAVSPDGKKAGMVELNCETDFVARTEQYQKLVKTLAEQAMNEAVADAAALAARPFVGDPGHTVAEVIAANIATIGENIVLSRALHWEAGEGMKLGSYLHMGGKIGVVVEVSASADEETVKDIAMQVAAAEPRFVDPASVPADVIREEKEIAKAQAAAAGKPEAVQEKIAEGKLAKFYEQVCLVEQPFVKDPNRKVKDVLAERGKVVVARFARFRLGEAVSQEE; encoded by the coding sequence ATGAGCGTTTCGGCACAAGCGGTAAAGGAGCTTCGGGAAAAGACCGGAGCGGGGATGATGGACTGCCAAAGGGCGCTGGTGGAAGCCGGCGGCGATATGGAAGAGGCCATCAAGATCCTTCGCAAGAAGGGGCTGGCGGCAGCGGCCAAGAAGGCGGGACGGGTCGCCAAGGACGGTTTGGTGGCCATTGCGGTTTCCCCGGACGGCAAGAAGGCCGGCATGGTGGAGCTCAACTGCGAAACCGACTTTGTGGCTCGCACCGAGCAGTACCAAAAGCTGGTCAAGACGCTTGCCGAGCAAGCCATGAACGAGGCGGTGGCGGATGCTGCGGCCTTGGCCGCACGCCCCTTTGTGGGGGACCCCGGGCACACGGTGGCCGAGGTGATTGCCGCCAACATCGCCACCATTGGCGAGAACATCGTGCTTTCCCGGGCCCTCCATTGGGAAGCCGGCGAGGGCATGAAGCTCGGCTCTTACCTGCACATGGGTGGCAAGATTGGGGTGGTCGTTGAGGTTTCCGCTTCGGCGGATGAGGAAACCGTAAAGGACATCGCCATGCAGGTGGCGGCGGCGGAGCCGCGCTTCGTGGATCCCGCTTCGGTTCCGGCCGATGTGATCCGCGAGGAAAAGGAAATTGCCAAGGCTCAAGCGGCTGCGGCCGGCAAGCCGGAAGCGGTGCAGGAAAAAATCGCCGAGGGCAAGCTCGCCAAGTTTTACGAGCAGGTGTGCCTGGTGGAGCAGCCCTTCGTAAAAGACCCCAACCGCAAGGTCAAGGACGTGCTGGCCGAGCGCGGCAAGGTGGTGGTGGCCCGCTTTGCCCGTTTCCGGCTGGGTGAGGCGGTGAGCCAGGAGGAGTGA
- the malQ gene encoding 4-alpha-glucanotransferase has product MRWTRSFGVLLPVTSLPASPLFGDFGPQARNFGSFLKSAGARFWQVLPLNPPGPGFSPYSSPSSFAGNPLLVSPELLCREGLLAPEELEGMPAGTRWAQYELSPLRQRLLDLAFARFQKTGWRAAEFTAFGEREAWWLEDWALFSVAKKAFGDQPFWLWPEELAHRKPAALQRFAAQNSQRIEQVKFEQLLFELQWQALRRELSPIQIIGDVPFYVALDSADVWAHPELFKLGPDLRPLAVAGVPPDYFSPDGQLWGNPTYRWEAHQESGFAWWRARLQRALALYDLVRLDHFRGFAAAWEVPAGEPTARHGAWVPSPGEELFRSLGHDLPLIAEDLGHITEDVEKLRDCLGIPGMAVLQFAFDPGSRSRFLPHFHRQNLVVYTGTHDNNTAQGWWEEEATEEVRAFFRVYAGNDEPPHRALIRLAMASVANLAILPMQDVLGLPSSCRLNRPGTASGNWRFRLLEEELHPDPAAWLRHLAWVYDRLADV; this is encoded by the coding sequence ATGCGCTGGACCCGTTCTTTTGGGGTGCTTTTGCCGGTAACCTCGCTGCCAGCAAGCCCCCTCTTTGGCGATTTTGGCCCTCAGGCCCGCAACTTCGGGTCGTTCCTTAAAAGCGCGGGAGCCCGCTTTTGGCAGGTGCTCCCTCTAAACCCGCCAGGACCGGGGTTTTCGCCTTACTCTTCCCCTTCGAGCTTTGCCGGAAACCCCCTTTTGGTGAGCCCCGAGCTGCTCTGCCGGGAGGGCCTGCTGGCGCCGGAAGAGCTGGAAGGCATGCCCGCCGGCACCCGCTGGGCCCAGTACGAGCTTTCTCCGCTGCGCCAGCGGCTTTTGGACCTGGCTTTTGCCCGTTTTCAAAAAACAGGCTGGCGTGCCGCGGAATTTACCGCTTTTGGGGAGCGGGAGGCCTGGTGGCTGGAGGATTGGGCGCTCTTTTCGGTAGCAAAAAAGGCCTTTGGCGACCAGCCCTTCTGGCTCTGGCCCGAGGAGCTGGCCCACCGTAAGCCTGCCGCTCTCCAGCGCTTTGCCGCCCAAAACTCCCAGCGCATCGAGCAGGTGAAGTTTGAGCAGTTGCTCTTTGAGCTGCAGTGGCAGGCGCTGCGGAGGGAGCTTTCCCCCATCCAGATCATCGGCGATGTGCCGTTCTACGTGGCCCTGGACTCCGCCGACGTATGGGCCCACCCGGAGCTTTTCAAGCTGGGCCCTGACCTTCGTCCTCTGGCGGTGGCCGGCGTCCCCCCGGACTACTTTTCCCCCGACGGCCAGCTGTGGGGAAACCCCACCTACCGCTGGGAAGCCCATCAGGAAAGCGGCTTTGCCTGGTGGCGTGCCCGCCTGCAGCGGGCCCTGGCGCTTTACGACCTGGTGCGCCTGGATCACTTCCGGGGTTTTGCGGCGGCCTGGGAGGTGCCCGCCGGAGAACCCACAGCCCGCCACGGAGCGTGGGTGCCCAGCCCCGGGGAGGAGCTCTTCCGCTCCCTGGGACACGATCTTCCCCTCATTGCCGAAGATTTGGGGCACATCACCGAGGACGTGGAAAAACTGCGGGACTGCCTGGGCATTCCGGGCATGGCGGTGCTGCAGTTTGCCTTTGACCCCGGGAGCCGCTCCAGGTTTCTCCCGCACTTTCACCGGCAAAACCTGGTGGTTTACACCGGCACCCACGACAACAACACCGCCCAGGGCTGGTGGGAAGAGGAAGCAACCGAGGAAGTGCGCGCCTTTTTCCGCGTTTATGCCGGCAACGATGAGCCGCCCCACCGGGCTTTGATCCGCCTGGCGATGGCTTCGGTGGCCAACCTCGCCATCCTCCCCATGCAGGACGTTTTGGGCTTGCCTTCATCCTGCCGGCTGAACCGGCCGGGGACCGCCTCCGGCAACTGGCGCTTCCGTCTGCTGGAAGAGGAGCTCCATCCGGACCCCGCTGCGTGGCTGCGGCACTTGGCCTGGGTTTACGATCGGCTCGCCGACGTTTAG
- a CDS encoding RsmB/NOP family class I SAM-dependent RNA methyltransferase, whose translation MASWAETFAQYLPLVDDPSAFLSALSSPLPVSFWVNPLKAQPEVCLAYLQSVGVVPEPVSWYPGAYRVRGWERPGATLAFLAGWYYVQEEIALTAVVALDPQPGERIVDLCASPGGKTAQIALKVGPQGLVVANEAQMDRLSGLRATVDRMGLLNVVVTWGDGRWVPLAEGQWDRVLLDAPCTGEGTVRKPVKSFKAAPEGFRRTVQALQKKLLQRALALAKPGGVVVYSTCTFSPDENEAVLDAALGDWGYVEPFEIPGLQSAPGITAWQGKSFRPDVVHAKRFWPHLNDTGGFFVARIRRTDVPLATETRPLSRKTPAFAPASWEPVDTLAQRFGIEPELLQRYRFWQRGNRLLWVALPHVRPLEGVTVEGLGMPLLQHTPRGPKPKTFALQFLAPRIRASVVELADEAAAWRFVSGQSQNLVAEGVSPGYVLVRFGAFALGCGLYGRGQLHSLMPKALQVQVG comes from the coding sequence TTGGCTTCGTGGGCTGAGACCTTTGCCCAGTACCTGCCGTTGGTGGATGATCCTTCGGCTTTCCTTTCGGCGCTTTCTTCGCCGTTGCCGGTGAGCTTTTGGGTTAACCCGCTGAAGGCGCAACCCGAAGTCTGTCTTGCCTACCTGCAAAGCGTGGGCGTTGTTCCCGAGCCGGTGAGCTGGTATCCCGGCGCTTACCGGGTGCGGGGCTGGGAGCGTCCTGGGGCAACGCTGGCCTTTTTGGCCGGGTGGTACTACGTGCAGGAGGAAATTGCGCTCACCGCAGTGGTGGCCCTGGACCCGCAACCGGGCGAGAGGATCGTGGACCTCTGCGCCTCCCCTGGGGGCAAAACCGCGCAAATTGCCTTAAAGGTAGGGCCCCAGGGCCTGGTGGTGGCCAACGAAGCGCAAATGGATCGCCTTTCCGGTTTGCGCGCCACCGTGGATCGCATGGGGCTTTTAAACGTGGTGGTTACCTGGGGGGATGGCCGCTGGGTGCCGCTGGCCGAAGGGCAATGGGACCGGGTGCTTCTGGATGCGCCGTGCACCGGAGAGGGTACCGTGCGCAAGCCGGTGAAGAGCTTTAAGGCGGCGCCGGAGGGCTTTCGCCGGACGGTGCAGGCGCTGCAAAAAAAGCTCCTCCAGCGGGCTCTGGCTTTGGCCAAGCCGGGAGGCGTGGTGGTTTACAGCACCTGCACCTTTTCCCCCGACGAAAACGAGGCGGTTTTGGATGCGGCCCTGGGTGACTGGGGCTACGTGGAGCCCTTTGAGATCCCCGGGTTGCAATCCGCCCCGGGGATCACGGCCTGGCAGGGGAAAAGCTTCCGCCCCGATGTGGTTCACGCCAAGCGGTTCTGGCCGCACCTCAACGACACCGGCGGGTTTTTCGTAGCCCGCATTCGCCGCACCGATGTACCGCTGGCCACGGAGACCCGCCCGCTTTCAAGGAAAACCCCGGCCTTTGCTCCCGCGTCCTGGGAGCCGGTGGACACCCTGGCCCAACGCTTTGGTATTGAACCCGAGCTCCTCCAGCGCTATCGCTTTTGGCAGCGGGGCAACCGCCTGCTTTGGGTGGCGCTTCCCCACGTGCGGCCTCTCGAAGGGGTCACCGTGGAAGGGCTCGGCATGCCCTTGCTGCAGCACACCCCCCGGGGTCCCAAGCCCAAGACCTTTGCTTTGCAGTTCCTGGCGCCGCGGATTCGAGCCTCGGTGGTGGAGCTTGCCGATGAAGCCGCCGCCTGGCGGTTCGTTTCGGGACAAAGCCAAAACCTGGTGGCGGAAGGGGTTAGCCCCGGTTACGTGCTGGTGCGCTTTGGTGCCTTTGCCCTGGGCTGCGGGCTTTACGGTCGAGGTCAGCTGCACTCGCTGATGCCCAAGGCCCTGCAGGTGCAGGTGGGCTGA
- a CDS encoding efflux RND transporter permease subunit, translating into MKAQERRGLVHWAITHPVGTITISLGICVVGLALGTNLAVDLLPKIIYPQVRASVTYPGVDPEVMEQTVTKPLETRLATTENAILITSESSEGRSGVDLHFSYGTNVDFALRDASTKLDQARGALPRDVDPPVIFKFDPSQIPVLQFAVSSPTRDEAWLKRWCEDALAKQLLTVEGVASVDVAGGLDREIQVVVDPERLRSYGLTVSELLSRIQEENVDISGGRVSSATREVLTKTKGKFRSVADIERVRIPLRSGGEVALTDIARVLDTHRDNRVYVRLNGKPAVQVAISKQPDANTVAVVDGCNRVLARLHAEGFFPPDVTSQVVEDQAFYVRAAVSGVGNAALVGGALAMVVVFLFLRSLRRTVIIGLAIPLSILGCLALMGVSGMTLNLMSLGGLALGIGMLVDNAIVMLENIDRHQRRGEDALEATHQGAAEVASAVAASTLTNLAAVVPFLLISGLAALIFRELLLTISFAILVSLLVALTLVPMLSGQLFRLKARRSRLEEVAFLRWVPAVVERLEGLYRRQLPWVLRHRGWVLAGAFLAFFLSLWGMGQLGNEFLPPVDDGRVRVFLRFPPDTSVEVTNRAVKEAERLVSSLPEVKQVFAVAGGGIWGRGVNVNPAVGSMVVELTPRRKRSMSAAQWVQMAQERLKELPALKDAQVRVSPPRIRGLRTGTSTEDIEVKIFGEDLATLERLGNDLAAQLARLPGLVNVDSSYQRTAPELRVEVDRVRATTLGLDVGEVGRTVRTAVGGTVATRLTEQDREFDVRVRFPRELVQSASELGSVPLFPRTGVPVRVRDVARIYESSSPQTILRENQNRLVRVTAQALPSVWSTGEATAAVRKVLAGFALPEGYTVRFGGQEETIAENRRIFLTMIGLAVFLVFAVMAVQYESFSLPLAIMGAIPLALVGVVGALALAGLPISAPVMLGMILLAGIVVNNGILLVEYIELRRKTGLEPVAAILEAAPLRVRPILMTVGTTVVGMLPLALNPAEGAELMSPLAVAVIGGLTVSTALTLFVVPSLYLELFRMREAFSRRWLG; encoded by the coding sequence ATGAAAGCCCAGGAGCGTCGGGGGTTGGTGCATTGGGCCATTACCCACCCGGTGGGGACCATCACCATTTCGCTGGGGATTTGCGTGGTGGGTCTGGCCCTGGGGACCAACTTGGCGGTGGACCTCCTGCCCAAGATCATCTACCCGCAGGTGCGGGCTTCGGTGACCTATCCGGGGGTGGACCCCGAGGTGATGGAGCAAACCGTCACCAAGCCTTTGGAAACCCGCTTGGCCACCACCGAAAACGCCATCCTCATTACCTCGGAATCCTCGGAGGGACGCTCCGGCGTTGACCTGCACTTCTCCTATGGCACCAATGTGGACTTTGCCCTGCGGGACGCCTCCACCAAGCTGGACCAGGCGCGGGGCGCGTTGCCCCGGGATGTGGACCCGCCGGTCATCTTCAAGTTTGACCCGTCGCAAATCCCCGTGCTGCAGTTTGCGGTTTCCTCACCCACCCGCGATGAGGCCTGGCTCAAGCGCTGGTGCGAGGACGCCCTGGCCAAGCAGCTGCTCACCGTGGAAGGGGTGGCTTCCGTGGACGTGGCCGGGGGTCTTGACCGCGAAATTCAAGTGGTGGTGGACCCCGAGCGGCTGCGCTCTTACGGTCTCACGGTTTCCGAGCTTCTAAGCCGCATCCAGGAGGAAAACGTGGACATCTCCGGTGGCCGGGTTTCCTCGGCAACCCGGGAGGTGCTCACCAAGACCAAGGGGAAGTTCCGGTCGGTGGCGGACATCGAGCGGGTGCGCATCCCCCTGCGGTCGGGGGGCGAGGTGGCGCTCACCGATATTGCCCGGGTCCTGGACACCCACCGCGACAACCGCGTGTACGTGCGCTTGAACGGCAAACCCGCGGTGCAGGTGGCGATTTCCAAGCAGCCTGACGCCAACACCGTGGCGGTGGTGGATGGCTGCAACCGGGTGTTGGCCCGGCTCCACGCCGAGGGTTTCTTCCCCCCCGACGTGACATCCCAGGTGGTGGAGGACCAGGCCTTTTACGTGCGTGCCGCGGTTTCCGGCGTGGGCAACGCTGCGCTGGTGGGCGGTGCTTTGGCCATGGTGGTGGTGTTCCTCTTCTTGCGCTCCCTGCGCCGCACCGTCATCATCGGTCTGGCCATCCCCCTTTCCATCCTCGGGTGCCTGGCGCTCATGGGTGTTTCGGGCATGACCTTAAACCTCATGTCCCTGGGGGGCCTGGCCCTGGGCATTGGCATGCTGGTGGACAACGCCATCGTGATGCTGGAAAACATTGACCGCCACCAGCGCAGGGGTGAGGACGCGCTGGAGGCTACCCACCAGGGGGCAGCGGAGGTGGCCTCGGCGGTGGCCGCCTCCACCCTGACCAACCTGGCGGCGGTGGTGCCGTTCCTTTTGATTTCCGGGTTGGCGGCTCTCATTTTCCGCGAGCTTTTGTTGACGATTTCTTTTGCCATTTTGGTGTCGCTGCTGGTGGCTTTGACGCTGGTGCCCATGCTTTCAGGCCAGCTGTTCCGGCTGAAGGCGCGCCGCTCGCGCCTGGAGGAGGTGGCGTTTTTGCGCTGGGTGCCTGCGGTGGTGGAGCGCCTGGAGGGCCTGTACCGGCGGCAGCTGCCGTGGGTCTTGCGACACCGTGGATGGGTACTCGCCGGGGCTTTTCTTGCGTTTTTCCTGAGCCTGTGGGGCATGGGCCAGTTGGGCAACGAGTTCCTTCCCCCGGTGGATGACGGTCGAGTGCGGGTGTTCTTGCGTTTTCCGCCGGATACCTCGGTGGAGGTAACCAACAGGGCGGTGAAGGAAGCGGAACGGCTGGTGTCAAGCTTGCCGGAGGTAAAGCAGGTCTTTGCGGTGGCCGGTGGCGGCATTTGGGGGCGGGGCGTCAACGTCAACCCCGCCGTGGGGTCCATGGTGGTGGAGCTCACTCCCCGGCGGAAGCGGTCCATGTCGGCGGCGCAGTGGGTGCAAATGGCCCAGGAAAGGCTCAAGGAGCTGCCAGCCCTGAAGGACGCCCAGGTGCGGGTGTCCCCGCCGCGGATTCGGGGTCTGCGCACCGGCACCTCCACCGAGGACATCGAGGTGAAGATCTTCGGCGAGGATTTGGCCACTCTGGAGCGGTTGGGGAACGATTTGGCGGCGCAGCTGGCCCGCCTGCCAGGGCTCGTAAACGTGGACAGCTCCTACCAGCGCACGGCCCCGGAGCTGCGGGTGGAAGTGGACCGGGTACGGGCTACCACCCTCGGTTTGGACGTGGGGGAGGTGGGGCGCACGGTGCGCACTGCGGTGGGCGGCACGGTGGCCACCCGGCTCACCGAGCAGGACCGGGAGTTCGACGTGCGCGTGCGCTTCCCCCGGGAGCTGGTGCAGTCCGCCTCGGAGCTGGGCTCGGTGCCGCTGTTTCCCCGTACCGGCGTGCCGGTGCGGGTAAGGGACGTGGCCAGAATTTACGAAAGCTCCTCCCCGCAGACCATCCTCCGGGAAAACCAAAACCGCCTGGTGAGGGTCACCGCGCAAGCGCTGCCTTCGGTGTGGTCCACCGGCGAGGCCACGGCCGCCGTGCGAAAGGTGCTCGCGGGCTTTGCCTTGCCCGAGGGGTACACGGTGCGCTTTGGCGGGCAGGAGGAAACCATTGCCGAAAACCGGCGGATCTTCCTCACTATGATTGGCCTGGCAGTGTTTTTGGTGTTTGCGGTGATGGCGGTGCAGTACGAGTCGTTTTCGCTGCCGTTGGCCATCATGGGCGCCATTCCCCTGGCGCTGGTGGGGGTGGTGGGTGCTCTGGCGCTGGCAGGCCTGCCGATATCCGCCCCGGTCATGCTGGGCATGATCCTTTTGGCGGGGATTGTGGTGAACAACGGCATTCTGCTGGTGGAGTACATCGAGCTGCGGCGCAAGACCGGCCTGGAGCCGGTGGCCGCCATCCTCGAGGCCGCTCCCCTGCGGGTGCGTCCCATCCTCATGACCGTGGGCACCACCGTGGTGGGCATGCTCCCCTTGGCCCTAAATCCGGCCGAAGGTGCGGAGCTCATGAGCCCGCTGGCGGTGGCGGTGATTGGCGGGCTTACGGTTTCCACCGCGCTCACGCTTTTTGTGGTTCCCAGCTTGTACCTGGAGTTGTTCCGCATGCGCGAAGCTTTCAGCCGGCGCTGGCTGGGGTGA
- the rpsI gene encoding 30S ribosomal protein S9, with amino-acid sequence MIQYYGTGRRKTATARVYLRPGTGKITVNKRDFDDYFPSRTLKMIIKQPLLITETADKFDIYVNVAGGGISGQAGAIRHGLSRALVEFNPELRPRLKAAGFLTRDAREVERKKYGQRKARRRFQFSKR; translated from the coding sequence ATGATCCAGTACTACGGAACCGGACGACGAAAGACAGCCACGGCGCGGGTGTACCTGCGCCCGGGTACGGGAAAGATCACGGTCAACAAGCGCGATTTTGACGATTACTTCCCCAGCCGTACCTTAAAGATGATCATCAAGCAGCCGCTTTTGATCACCGAGACGGCTGACAAGTTCGATATTTACGTGAATGTGGCGGGCGGGGGCATTTCCGGTCAAGCTGGTGCCATCCGCCACGGGCTCTCCCGGGCGCTGGTGGAGTTCAACCCGGAGCTGCGGCCGCGGCTTAAGGCGGCTGGGTTCCTCACCCGGGATGCCCGCGAGGTGGAGCGCAAGAAGTACGGTCAGCGCAAGGCCCGCCGTCGGTTCCAGTTCTCCAAGCGTTAA